The Candidatus Hydrogenedentota bacterium genome includes a window with the following:
- a CDS encoding DUF89 family protein, with amino-acid sequence MKATLDCLECFMTQALRAARIATDDVSVQRKILDETARRIPGMDMEKSPAVLSLVIYELTALFSGKPDPYRDFKRAQNALALELEPELRRIVRESGDPLVAALHIAAAGNVIDLGTQHEADIDVRGALDQVLRERFAVDHTGAFRESLAGCRELLYLLDNAGEIVFDKILIEELTRHTQVTAVVKGAPILNDALLEDAEAVGLTRVCNVIDVGGAFIGAPLDHAPGAFLERMRRAGVIVGKGQGHYETIDDFDGDVYLILKAKCEVVARHMGVALGQVGLISTRLRAKNAMA; translated from the coding sequence ATGAAGGCGACGTTGGATTGTCTGGAGTGTTTCATGACGCAGGCGTTGCGTGCGGCGCGTATAGCCACGGACGACGTGTCTGTCCAGAGAAAGATATTGGACGAGACGGCGCGGCGCATTCCCGGAATGGACATGGAGAAATCACCGGCCGTCTTGTCTCTGGTGATCTACGAATTGACGGCGCTGTTCTCCGGGAAGCCGGATCCGTACCGCGACTTCAAGCGCGCGCAGAATGCCTTGGCGCTGGAACTCGAACCCGAACTGCGGCGGATCGTGCGCGAGAGCGGCGACCCGCTTGTCGCGGCGCTGCATATCGCGGCGGCGGGCAACGTGATCGACCTCGGCACGCAGCACGAGGCCGATATCGACGTTCGCGGCGCGCTGGACCAAGTCCTGCGCGAGCGTTTTGCCGTGGACCACACCGGCGCGTTCCGTGAATCGCTGGCGGGGTGCCGCGAACTGCTTTATCTGCTTGACAACGCGGGCGAAATCGTCTTCGACAAGATTCTGATCGAGGAATTGACGCGTCACACGCAAGTGACCGCCGTGGTGAAGGGCGCGCCCATCTTGAACGATGCGCTGCTGGAAGACGCCGAGGCCGTTGGGCTCACCCGCGTGTGCAACGTGATCGACGTGGGCGGCGCATTCATCGGCGCGCCGCTCGACCACGCGCCCGGAGCCTTTCTGGAACGTATGCGGCGGGCCGGCGTGATCGTGGGCAAGGGCCAGGGCCATTACGAGACCATCGACGACTTTGACGGCGACGTCTACCTCATCCTCAAGGCGAAATGCGAGGTCGTCGCGCGGCACATGGGCGTAGCACTTGGCCAGGTCGGGCTGATATCGACCCGGCTGCGCGCAAAAAACGCAATGGCGTGA
- a CDS encoding M28 family peptidase has protein sequence MPRYYVQHERIHEDMRYLAGQLLHRGALTEQERQAAVYIRDRFRSYTPDVEMDEFKAIENPFYLFASYYAEFLVVTIIAVWWPRVGLCYGACVFLAYIAEFMGFPLFSRFLPHFQSQNVIARFLAAEPRSLFVVTAHYDSGRASPVSRPAITLWLRPLHLAVIVSMLAILATCAIQALGVFADAAIPMHLAVRWGAVGLLLSAAAALFHTSMSGEEIRGANCNASGVAALLRLAERYAAEPPDTADVWLVATGGHESWMAGMRHLLTSHSLDKSRVFILNIEGVGAGGLHYLTEEGMLRMGPSAQPMIEAAGNVRDAFDARPGTLRAVPSAAHMAIARGYQAMTVMGLDETGLPPHWNWLTDVLTAVDDAAIANASDFCEALLRRLERQLA, from the coding sequence ATGCCGAGGTATTACGTGCAGCACGAACGCATCCATGAGGACATGCGGTATCTGGCTGGGCAACTACTCCACCGCGGCGCTCTGACCGAACAGGAACGGCAGGCCGCAGTGTACATCCGTGACCGGTTCCGCTCGTACACGCCCGACGTGGAGATGGATGAGTTCAAGGCTATCGAGAACCCTTTCTACTTGTTCGCGTCGTATTACGCCGAGTTCCTCGTCGTGACCATCATCGCCGTCTGGTGGCCGCGCGTGGGCCTGTGTTACGGGGCGTGCGTGTTTCTTGCCTATATCGCCGAGTTCATGGGGTTCCCGCTTTTCTCGCGCTTCTTACCCCATTTCCAATCTCAGAATGTCATCGCGCGGTTTCTGGCGGCTGAGCCTCGGTCCCTGTTCGTTGTGACTGCCCATTACGATAGCGGGCGCGCGTCTCCCGTGTCGCGCCCCGCGATAACCCTATGGCTGCGCCCGCTGCATTTGGCAGTGATCGTTTCCATGCTTGCCATCCTGGCAACCTGCGCCATCCAGGCGTTGGGGGTCTTTGCGGATGCGGCGATCCCCATGCATCTGGCCGTGCGCTGGGGCGCGGTGGGACTGCTTCTGTCGGCGGCGGCCGCGCTGTTCCACACGTCCATGTCCGGCGAGGAAATCCGCGGCGCCAACTGCAACGCCTCGGGTGTGGCCGCGCTGCTGCGCCTTGCCGAACGTTACGCCGCCGAACCGCCCGATACCGCGGACGTCTGGCTCGTCGCGACGGGCGGGCACGAATCCTGGATGGCGGGCATGCGCCACCTGCTGACGTCGCACAGCCTCGACAAGAGCCGCGTGTTTATCCTGAATATTGAGGGCGTCGGCGCGGGCGGGCTGCATTACCTTACCGAGGAAGGCATGTTGCGCATGGGCCCGAGCGCTCAGCCCATGATTGAAGCGGCCGGGAACGTGCGCGACGCGTTCGACGCGCGCCCGGGAACGTTGCGCGCCGTGCCCTCCGCCGCGCACATGGCGATCGCGCGCGGTTATCAGGCCATGACGGTCATGGGGCTTGATGAAACGGGCCTCCCCCCCCATTGGAACTGGCTCACCGACGTGCTCACGGCCGTGGACGACGCGGCCATAGCGAACGCGTCCGATTTCTGCGAGGCGCTGCTGCGCCGGCTGGAGCGCCAACTCGCCTGA
- a CDS encoding sugar ABC transporter permease codes for MRRRSDLRIALLFLLPNFLGFLVFLLGPVVFSLGASFTNWNLMRTVPLRFAGFENFQTLFHSEEFWLYSVNTLYFMIGMPIAIAGSLLLAILLSRQMRGVVIYRTLFYLPSFTAGVALLILWKALYNPSFGPINEAIAFLLEPVRAFADTVSAAQFLREHGPFGWVANQDGALPLLARLALAQPPEWLGSTQNLFALRPNAVGFDAAQWGLGARDAIIFMGVWTAVGGGNMLLYLAGIANIPPELYEAAEIDGAGRWATFLHVTWPQLAPTTFFIVIMSFIAGLQGGFEQARVMTLGGPAGTTTTLAYYIYIKAFEEFQIGYASAVAWVLFSIVFAITLVNWRFGSRYVNY; via the coding sequence ATGAGACGCCGCTCCGACTTGCGGATTGCGCTCTTGTTTCTGCTTCCGAATTTTCTCGGATTCCTCGTGTTCCTGCTGGGGCCCGTCGTGTTCTCGCTTGGGGCCTCGTTCACGAATTGGAACCTGATGCGGACCGTGCCGTTGCGGTTTGCAGGCTTCGAAAACTTCCAAACGCTGTTCCATTCGGAGGAATTCTGGCTGTACAGTGTCAATACGCTGTATTTCATGATCGGCATGCCGATCGCCATCGCGGGCTCTCTGCTCCTCGCGATCCTCTTGAGCCGGCAAATGCGCGGTGTCGTCATTTACCGCACGCTCTTCTACCTGCCCAGTTTCACCGCCGGCGTCGCTCTGCTCATCCTATGGAAAGCGCTCTACAATCCGTCCTTCGGCCCCATTAACGAAGCCATCGCCTTCCTGCTGGAACCCGTGCGCGCCTTTGCCGATACGGTCTCCGCCGCCCAGTTCCTGCGCGAACACGGCCCCTTTGGCTGGGTTGCCAACCAGGACGGCGCCCTGCCGCTGTTGGCGCGGCTGGCTTTGGCGCAACCGCCGGAATGGCTCGGCTCGACGCAGAACCTGTTCGCGTTGCGCCCAAATGCCGTTGGCTTCGACGCCGCGCAATGGGGCCTTGGCGCGCGGGACGCCATCATCTTCATGGGTGTCTGGACGGCCGTGGGCGGCGGCAACATGCTCCTCTACCTCGCGGGCATCGCGAACATCCCGCCGGAACTGTACGAAGCCGCGGAGATCGACGGCGCGGGCCGCTGGGCGACGTTCCTTCACGTGACGTGGCCTCAACTGGCGCCGACCACCTTCTTCATCGTAATTATGAGCTTTATTGCGGGATTGCAGGGCGGCTTCGAGCAGGCGCGCGTCATGACGCTGGGCGGGCCCGCGGGCACGACGACGACGCTGGCGTATTACATCTATATCAAGGCCTTTGAGGAATTTCAGATCGGTTACGCCTCTGCCGTGGCCTGGGTCCTGTTCAGCATTGTGTTTGCCATCACGCTCGTCAACTGGCGATTCGGAAGCCGCTATGTCAACTACTAG
- a CDS encoding uroporphyrinogen decarboxylase, which translates to MNDLLLRAARGERTERTPVWLMRQAGRTDPEYNRLRETAEMPLEALFSTPELAARISLLPRRLGVDAIIIFQDILTPLAPMGAPFLFRPGPMLERPVRSAQDMAALRPFEMETGLAHVRETFRLVHEMLGGALPVLGFAGAPFTLLVFLVEGRSFGERADAAFALLREAPALAHALLDRLTVMTIDYLRFQAASGACAVQLFESAAVLCKLGADEKKGAATYREFAIPYQQRIFAALRGVVPTVHFAREWTALEDLDAAGADIISLPAQVSIREARERLGERRAFQGNLDNELLAHGAWPEIEAAARACVESGEHRGHIFNLSHGLLRETPFAHVERLVRFVHDCRI; encoded by the coding sequence ATGAACGATTTACTATTACGTGCGGCGCGAGGGGAGCGGACCGAACGCACGCCGGTCTGGCTCATGCGGCAGGCGGGCCGCACGGACCCCGAATACAACCGGCTGCGCGAAACAGCGGAAATGCCGCTCGAAGCCTTGTTCAGCACCCCCGAACTCGCCGCGCGCATCTCGCTCCTGCCCCGGCGTCTCGGCGTGGACGCGATCATTATCTTCCAGGACATCCTGACGCCGCTTGCGCCCATGGGCGCGCCGTTTCTGTTCCGCCCGGGGCCAATGCTCGAGCGTCCCGTCCGTTCGGCTCAAGATATGGCCGCGCTGCGGCCATTCGAGATGGAGACCGGCCTCGCACACGTCCGCGAGACGTTTCGGCTGGTCCATGAGATGCTCGGTGGCGCCCTGCCCGTCCTCGGGTTCGCGGGCGCGCCGTTCACGCTGTTGGTGTTTCTGGTCGAGGGCAGGAGTTTTGGGGAAAGGGCGGACGCGGCCTTCGCGTTACTGCGCGAGGCGCCGGCGCTCGCGCACGCGCTCCTCGACCGGCTCACGGTCATGACCATCGACTACCTGCGCTTTCAGGCGGCTTCCGGCGCATGCGCGGTGCAGTTGTTCGAGTCGGCCGCGGTCCTCTGCAAGTTGGGGGCTGATGAGAAGAAGGGCGCCGCCACCTACCGCGAGTTCGCGATTCCGTACCAGCAGCGCATATTCGCCGCCCTGCGCGGCGTCGTGCCCACCGTCCATTTTGCGCGGGAATGGACCGCGCTCGAAGACCTCGATGCCGCGGGCGCGGACATCATCAGCCTGCCGGCTCAGGTTTCCATTCGGGAAGCTCGCGAACGCCTGGGCGAGCGCCGCGCGTTTCAGGGCAACCTTGATAACGAATTGCTCGCGCACGGCGCGTGGCCGGAAATTGAAGCGGCCGCGCGCGCCTGCGTAGAATCGGGGGAACATCGCGGGCACATCTTCAATCTGAGTCATGGATTGTTGCGCGAGACGCCGTTCGCGCATGTAGAACGGCTGGTGCGGTTCGTCCATGACTGCCGCATATAG
- a CDS encoding DUF1559 domain-containing protein, with the protein MKAKYAGFTLIELLVVIAIIGILAAILLPALARAREAARRASCQNNLKEFGLIFKMYSSEDRGERFPPMQFEAYSMRRAEIAVGPMVRTIYPEYMTDPSILLCPSDLNSSIDDLRDPATGAFTIAQDADDVDMSYAYMGWVLDKCGDAFPQIDLQTIFSIMPGLPHSLILDDPSGSGPYQFISLFTTAVAEVIAARAGLSEDDSTLAASFRVVDGDKSVSPYDGVAMGNGSGNTIYRFREGVERFLITDVNNPAASAQAQSTVWVMFDTISKNIKYFNHIPGGSNVLYMDGHVDFIRYPGAPPVNEGLALFLGTLLDRTRS; encoded by the coding sequence ATGAAAGCGAAATACGCTGGGTTCACGCTCATCGAGTTGCTGGTGGTGATTGCCATTATCGGCATATTGGCGGCCATTCTCCTGCCCGCGCTGGCGCGGGCGCGCGAGGCGGCGCGGCGCGCCAGTTGCCAGAACAATCTCAAGGAGTTCGGCCTGATCTTCAAGATGTATTCCTCGGAAGACCGGGGGGAACGGTTCCCGCCGATGCAGTTCGAGGCGTATTCGATGCGGCGCGCGGAAATCGCGGTCGGGCCGATGGTGCGCACGATTTACCCCGAATACATGACCGACCCGTCTATTCTCCTGTGTCCCTCGGACCTCAACAGTTCCATCGACGACCTGCGCGACCCGGCAACGGGCGCGTTTACGATCGCGCAGGACGCCGACGACGTGGATATGAGCTACGCCTATATGGGCTGGGTGCTGGACAAATGCGGCGACGCTTTCCCGCAAATCGACCTGCAGACGATCTTCTCGATTATGCCGGGACTGCCTCACAGCCTGATCCTGGACGACCCGTCCGGGTCTGGCCCGTATCAGTTCATCAGCCTGTTTACCACGGCGGTGGCGGAGGTCATTGCGGCGCGGGCCGGCCTGAGCGAGGATGATTCGACGCTGGCGGCAAGTTTCCGAGTGGTGGACGGCGACAAGTCGGTCAGCCCGTACGACGGGGTGGCCATGGGGAACGGGTCCGGCAACACGATATACCGGTTCCGGGAGGGGGTCGAGCGCTTTCTGATCACCGATGTGAATAATCCGGCCGCGAGTGCGCAGGCGCAGAGCACGGTTTGGGTCATGTTCGACACCATCTCGAAGAACATCAAGTATTTCAATCATATCCCGGGCGGGTCGAACGTGTTGTATATGGACGGCCATGTGGACTTCATCCGGTATCCCGGCGCGCCGCCCGTGAACGAAGGGCTGGCGTTGTTCCTGGGCACCTTGTTGGACCGCACGCGGTCGTAA
- a CDS encoding phosphomannomutase/phosphoglucomutase: MNMTIFREYDIRGLVGKDLEEDIMTLLGKTYGAYIEGQRKHNVIVVGRDGRLHSKRFSDALIQGVTACGLHVIDIGEVPSPLTYFAANTMDIDGFLMLTASHNPSEYNGLKIGVGNATIYGDEIQRFGQMAQAGQFPVAAAPGTVTARNVVPQYLDDVCGRIKLARKLKVVVDGGNGVSGPIAVPLFERLGCEVIPLFCSVDGNFPNHHPDPTKIENLTELIAAVKREQADVGIAFDGDGDRIGGCDDQGNLLQGDRLLALFARWILKEVPGATVIGEVKCSRGMYEYIKKHKGNAVMYRTGHSLIKAEMKRIGAEIAGEMSGHIFFKHRWYGFDDAAYAGARLLEIIAQSRQPLSAMLAEIPRRFDTPELEIKSDDQKKFDVVQKARAYFQELGLEVVTIDGARIEFPDGWGLLRASNTSPKLVVRVEGDTEARMNEILQMIKGKVAELNT; encoded by the coding sequence CTGAATATGACAATCTTTCGGGAGTACGATATCCGCGGTCTCGTGGGCAAAGACCTCGAAGAAGACATCATGACGCTGTTGGGCAAGACCTACGGCGCCTATATCGAGGGTCAGCGCAAACATAACGTGATCGTGGTGGGGCGCGATGGCCGGCTGCACTCGAAGCGTTTCTCCGACGCACTAATCCAGGGGGTGACTGCCTGCGGCCTCCATGTAATCGACATTGGAGAAGTCCCCTCGCCCTTGACCTACTTTGCGGCGAATACCATGGACATCGACGGTTTTCTCATGCTCACCGCCAGTCATAATCCGTCGGAATATAACGGCCTGAAAATCGGCGTCGGCAACGCCACGATCTACGGAGACGAGATCCAGCGGTTTGGCCAAATGGCACAGGCCGGGCAGTTTCCCGTCGCCGCCGCGCCGGGAACCGTGACGGCCAGGAACGTCGTGCCGCAGTACTTGGACGACGTCTGCGGGCGCATCAAGCTGGCGCGGAAACTCAAGGTGGTCGTGGACGGCGGCAATGGCGTGTCCGGCCCGATCGCCGTGCCGCTTTTCGAGCGGCTCGGCTGCGAGGTTATCCCCCTCTTTTGCAGCGTCGACGGCAATTTCCCGAACCATCACCCGGACCCCACGAAAATCGAGAACCTCACGGAATTGATAGCGGCCGTGAAACGGGAGCAGGCCGACGTCGGGATCGCATTCGACGGCGACGGCGACCGTATCGGCGGCTGTGATGATCAGGGCAATCTTCTGCAGGGTGACCGGTTGCTGGCCCTGTTCGCGCGGTGGATATTGAAGGAAGTGCCCGGCGCGACGGTGATCGGCGAAGTAAAATGCTCGCGCGGCATGTACGAATACATCAAGAAACATAAGGGCAACGCGGTCATGTACCGGACCGGCCACTCGCTGATCAAGGCGGAAATGAAGCGAATCGGGGCCGAAATCGCCGGGGAGATGAGCGGCCATATCTTTTTCAAGCACCGCTGGTACGGTTTCGACGACGCCGCCTACGCGGGTGCGCGCCTCCTCGAAATTATCGCCCAGTCGCGGCAACCGCTGAGCGCCATGCTCGCCGAGATCCCGCGTCGCTTCGATACGCCAGAACTCGAAATCAAGAGCGACGACCAGAAGAAATTCGATGTGGTCCAAAAGGCCAGGGCCTATTTTCAGGAGCTTGGGCTGGAGGTCGTCACCATCGACGGCGCTCGCATCGAGTTTCCAGATGGCTGGGGCCTGCTCCGCGCGTCCAATACGTCGCCGAAACTCGTCGTTCGCGTCGAAGGCGACACCGAGGCGCGCATGAATGAGATTCTCCAGATGATCAAGGGCAAAGTCGCGGAATTGAACACGTAG
- a CDS encoding Gfo/Idh/MocA family oxidoreductase — MAHVGFGIIGCGNIGPVHAAAIAAVRGARLTAVSDVVEASAKRLAGQYGATAYTDYRALLERKDVQAVCLCVPSGMRMDIAIACAAAGKHILSEKPLEVTTARADRIIAATNKAGVMLGCVFQSRFAHGSRLIKQAIEQGRFGKLVLGNAYIKWYRSPAYYASGAWRGTRRLDGGGALMNQGIHQIDLLQWFMGPVKRVCAQTACVAHEGLEVEDLATAMLEFESGAFGTIEGSTAIWPGHPARVDIHGTAGGAWLEDGNLKYWKFEKRKAADAKIERELAKESELGSGAGDPLASLKIEGHRRQIEDFTRAILKGATPFVDGREGRNAVAIIEKIYESARKGRPVNM; from the coding sequence ATGGCACATGTCGGTTTCGGCATTATCGGATGCGGTAACATCGGCCCGGTGCATGCGGCGGCCATCGCCGCGGTGCGGGGAGCGAGACTGACTGCCGTCTCGGATGTGGTCGAGGCGAGCGCGAAACGCCTGGCGGGCCAGTACGGGGCAACGGCGTACACCGACTACCGCGCCTTGCTCGAACGCAAAGACGTGCAGGCCGTGTGCCTCTGCGTGCCCAGCGGCATGCGCATGGACATCGCGATTGCCTGCGCCGCGGCGGGCAAGCACATTCTCTCCGAAAAACCGCTCGAGGTGACCACCGCGCGCGCGGACCGGATCATCGCCGCGACCAACAAGGCGGGCGTCATGCTCGGGTGCGTGTTCCAGAGCCGGTTCGCCCATGGCTCCCGTCTGATTAAGCAAGCCATCGAGCAGGGTCGCTTCGGCAAGCTCGTGCTGGGCAACGCCTACATCAAGTGGTACCGTTCCCCCGCATACTACGCGAGCGGGGCCTGGCGCGGCACGAGGAGACTCGATGGCGGCGGCGCGCTCATGAACCAGGGCATTCACCAGATTGACCTGCTCCAATGGTTCATGGGGCCGGTCAAGCGCGTCTGCGCGCAGACGGCCTGCGTCGCGCACGAGGGGCTCGAAGTCGAGGATCTCGCCACCGCCATGCTCGAATTTGAGAGCGGCGCGTTCGGCACGATCGAAGGCAGCACGGCCATCTGGCCGGGGCACCCCGCGCGCGTCGACATTCACGGCACGGCAGGCGGCGCATGGCTCGAGGACGGCAATCTGAAGTATTGGAAATTTGAAAAACGCAAAGCAGCCGATGCCAAGATCGAGCGGGAACTCGCGAAGGAGTCCGAATTGGGTTCGGGAGCGGGCGACCCGCTGGCCAGCCTGAAAATCGAGGGACACCGCCGCCAGATTGAGGACTTCACGCGCGCGATCTTGAAGGGCGCCACGCCGTTCGTCGACGGGCGCGAAGGCAGGAACGCCGTCGCGATCATCGAGAAGATCTACGAATCGGCGCGTAAGGGCCGCCCCGTAAACATGTGA
- a CDS encoding carbohydrate ABC transporter permease → MSTTSARRSFAAWWFRAGRFYASHAFLFLLSLTMLLPFLWMLLVSFKPQSEVELLNPFPSVWQWENYVEVLTHKYISFGRYYFNSLFVAAWVTFLTCLTSALAGYAFARLRWPGRDHVFKLYLATMMVPGVVTMIPNYTLMVQLHLLDSYLGLILPASFTAFGVFLVRQFMLTIPASLDEAAHIDGASHWRIFWDIILPLSRPGLIVLAIFTFLGNYGSFFWPLILIKSEHLRTLPIGMVFFDTVYGKQTNLIMAASVMNVFPLILLFVLLQKYLVRGIQLGAIKG, encoded by the coding sequence ATGTCAACTACTAGCGCACGGCGAAGTTTCGCGGCCTGGTGGTTCCGCGCCGGGCGCTTCTACGCGTCCCATGCGTTCTTGTTCCTCTTGTCGCTCACGATGCTGCTGCCCTTCCTCTGGATGCTTCTGGTCAGCTTCAAACCCCAGAGTGAAGTAGAACTGCTGAATCCCTTCCCGTCGGTCTGGCAGTGGGAAAACTATGTCGAAGTCCTTACGCACAAATACATTTCGTTCGGGCGCTACTACTTCAACAGCCTGTTCGTCGCGGCCTGGGTCACCTTTCTCACGTGCCTGACCAGCGCCCTCGCCGGTTACGCCTTTGCGCGGCTCCGCTGGCCCGGCCGCGATCACGTGTTCAAACTGTACCTCGCCACCATGATGGTGCCCGGCGTAGTGACCATGATCCCCAACTACACGCTCATGGTGCAATTGCACCTCCTCGATTCTTATCTCGGCCTGATCCTGCCCGCTTCGTTCACGGCGTTCGGCGTCTTCCTTGTCCGCCAATTCATGCTGACGATTCCCGCGTCGCTGGACGAGGCCGCGCACATCGACGGGGCCTCCCACTGGCGCATCTTCTGGGATATTATTCTCCCCCTGTCGCGGCCCGGCCTCATCGTGCTCGCCATATTCACGTTCTTGGGCAATTACGGCAGCTTCTTCTGGCCGCTCATCCTCATCAAGAGTGAACATCTGCGCACGTTGCCCATCGGCATGGTGTTCTTCGACACCGTCTATGGAAAACAGACCAACCTCATCATGGCGGCTTCCGTCATGAACGTGTTCCCGCTTATCCTCCTCTTCGTGCTGCTCCAGAAATACCTCGTCCGGGGCATCCAGCTCGGGGCTATCAAGGGCTAA
- a CDS encoding extracellular solute-binding protein, giving the protein MKHVFSVTAAVMAACSIVAWRWQPPPAPDFRISVLEAALRAGGRDGRSRLSWPEFRTLLREPGACDDPFWPMALRDAFDRIDANADGVIDADEERLLFGNLDTTGDGLLTAQDRPTPPKILYWATDDAPVRREQMDLFNACHPEYRVVIDPTVGTMEKVIVQCLAGVGPDIFDCYSGAQLAAFVRSGVAYDATDALRARGVDIRQIWPAVHPHILLDGRLYGHPGNTNADAVWYNKRIFDEAGIPYPSPDWTWDECIAIAKRLTKRDARGRPVRFGLMTGKFAWRTTFVPQWGGSLYNPEGTRCILDTPEARAGAQFFHDLIFKHGVCPSATEELAMANQGGWGIGEQNWFATERTAMAVGGRWWLCTLRRDEYKHLRYGVAPLPRGPLARGGGGGRASLINKNSANLEGALTFVAFLHGREWNQLMNRQADALAPVKKYHYGEYADAFLRDPRYPREDFNAVWLEALEHAVPEMPSPFVNGQRVERIILTQSDLVTGGHVTGEQAMRDAALQVNASIVEMLRIDPELRARYDALLAQGAAPAWDNKADAP; this is encoded by the coding sequence ATGAAACATGTTTTTTCAGTCACTGCGGCGGTGATGGCCGCATGCAGCATCGTGGCGTGGCGGTGGCAGCCGCCGCCGGCGCCTGATTTCCGCATTTCCGTGCTCGAGGCCGCCTTGCGCGCGGGCGGCAGAGACGGCAGGAGCCGCCTGTCATGGCCGGAATTCCGGACTCTGCTCCGCGAGCCGGGCGCATGTGACGATCCTTTCTGGCCCATGGCGCTGCGGGACGCCTTCGATCGGATCGACGCCAATGCCGACGGCGTCATCGACGCGGACGAAGAGCGGCTGTTGTTCGGAAATCTGGACACGACCGGAGACGGCCTGCTGACCGCGCAAGATCGCCCCACACCGCCCAAGATACTCTATTGGGCGACGGACGACGCGCCCGTGCGCCGCGAACAGATGGACCTGTTCAACGCCTGCCACCCCGAGTACCGTGTCGTGATAGATCCGACGGTTGGCACAATGGAAAAGGTCATCGTCCAGTGTCTCGCGGGCGTCGGCCCCGACATCTTCGACTGCTACTCCGGCGCGCAGCTGGCCGCTTTCGTGCGGTCGGGCGTTGCCTATGACGCCACGGATGCGCTCCGTGCGCGCGGGGTGGACATCCGTCAAATCTGGCCGGCCGTTCACCCTCACATCCTGCTTGATGGCCGGCTCTACGGCCACCCGGGCAACACCAACGCCGATGCGGTCTGGTACAACAAACGGATCTTCGACGAGGCCGGCATTCCTTACCCGTCACCCGACTGGACCTGGGACGAGTGCATTGCGATTGCGAAACGTCTGACGAAACGCGACGCGCGCGGCCGGCCTGTACGATTCGGCTTGATGACCGGCAAGTTCGCGTGGCGAACCACGTTCGTGCCGCAGTGGGGCGGCAGTTTGTACAATCCCGAGGGGACGCGTTGCATCCTCGATACCCCGGAGGCGCGGGCGGGCGCGCAGTTTTTCCACGATTTGATCTTTAAGCACGGGGTTTGCCCTTCCGCGACGGAAGAGCTCGCCATGGCGAACCAAGGCGGCTGGGGCATTGGCGAACAGAACTGGTTCGCCACGGAACGCACCGCCATGGCCGTCGGCGGGCGATGGTGGCTGTGCACGCTCCGCCGCGACGAATACAAACATCTGCGTTACGGCGTTGCGCCGTTGCCGCGCGGCCCGCTCGCGCGCGGCGGAGGCGGCGGGCGCGCCAGCCTCATCAACAAGAACAGCGCCAACCTGGAGGGCGCGCTCACGTTTGTCGCGTTCCTGCATGGCAGGGAGTGGAACCAGTTGATGAACCGGCAGGCGGACGCCTTGGCGCCGGTCAAAAAATACCATTATGGCGAATACGCGGACGCATTCCTGCGCGACCCCCGCTATCCGCGGGAGGACTTCAACGCGGTCTGGCTCGAAGCGCTCGAACACGCCGTCCCCGAGATGCCCAGCCCATTTGTCAATGGCCAGCGCGTGGAACGCATCATCCTGACACAATCTGACCTTGTTACCGGCGGCCATGTCACGGGGGAGCAAGCCATGCGGGACGCGGCCCTGCAGGTCAATGCGTCCATTGTTGAAATGCTCCGCATCGACCCGGAACTGCGCGCGCGCTATGACGCGCTGCTGGCGCAAGGCGCGGCGCCCGCGTGGGACAACAAGGCGGACGCGCCATGA